The Gossypium hirsutum isolate 1008001.06 chromosome D07, Gossypium_hirsutum_v2.1, whole genome shotgun sequence genome includes the window GATATGAACGGCTTGGTTAACCTTCGAGTTCTGTAAGCTGTTTTCCTATGTTGTTATTTCTTTATATGATAAATGATAATTGAACTAATGCtgcattattgttattgttattgttattatttttctaCACGTAAGGGACTTGCATAATAACAGTTTACAAGGAATTGTTCCAGAAAGCTTGGGAGAGTTAAAGAATCTACATCTactgtaagtgattttgataaatATGCAGTTTGTTTGTCGTAGCGCAGCCTTCTGTTTCACCTGATGAAAAACTGTGTTCTCTGTTCTCCAGGAATCTGGAGAACAACAAACTTCAAGGTACCCTTCCCCTATCTTTGAATCGAGAAAGTTTGGAAGTTAGGTATGGCACTCATATAATATTCTCCTTTTATTCTCTAGGCTCTAGCTATTTATTCATGTATCGTTCGTGATAGATAAACTTCCATACAGAACATCAGGAAACTTGTGTCTTTCCTTCTCGACAATGACATGCAATGATGTCTCGTCAAATCCTTCAATCGAGACACCACAAGTTACTATTGTTACCAATAGGAAGCACAGGGCGCATAGGCATTTAGCAATTATACTTGGTGCAGCTGCGGGAACCTTATTTGCTTTACTCCTTACTTCTCTTTTAGTATTATTGTACATAAATAAGAGGAAAACTGAAGCGACATATACCACAAGTATGTACTAGTTATTCACATTGTTGTTACCGTGAAATCAGCAACATGATTCTTATACGCGCATTGTTCTTATATTCAGGTGCATCAATTGGTATGCGAAACTGGAATGCAGAAAGAATCTTCTCCTACAAAGAAATAAAAGCAGCTACAAATAACTTTAAGGAAGTTATAGGCCGCGGTAGCTTTGGATCCGTCTACCTCGGAAAGCTATCAGATGGCAAACCGGTAGCTGTAAAAGTGCGATTTGATAAAACTCAATTGGGAGCTGATTCTTTTATTAACGAGGTTTATCATCTAAAATTCTCTATGATTTTCTTCTTTAACCATAAAGCAGTAGGAGCTCATTAATTTTCTTAGTATTCTATTCGTGATCTTAATGGAGGACTCTATGCAGTCTATTATATCTAATGTTTTGTAGCTTGATTCTTTAGTTTATGTATGATGTTTGGCTTCTTGCTACATCTAATTTTCAGTCACATCGGTCCTGCAAAAGTTGCCTCATTGTTCGTAGGGTTGCATGCAGGTTCATCTCTTATCACAAATTCACCATCAAAATCTTGTGAGCTTGGAAGGATTTTGTCATGAATTGAAGCATCAGATACTTGTCTATGAGTATCTACCAGGTGGATCACTGGCAGATCACCTGTATGGTATGTTTTCCTGAATAAAAGATTTAAcattttcattttgtaattttagcTACATGTCCTTTAAACTGTTATAGCTTGTTCTTGATGTTTGTTTCAGGTCCGAATAGTCAAAAAGTTTCTTTAAGCTGGATTCGGAGACTGAAAATAGCTGTTGATGCTGCAAAAGGTATGTCTAATTGTCTAGTATTAAAGGAATCCCTTAAGGGAATGTGTGGACTTTATGCCATATTTGTTTGCGGAAATGGTATGGTTTCACTTTCACATTTATAAGTGGAAACAGCAGGAGGTCCAATGTTTTTGGCATAATAAATGCTATTACCATTTTATTGCCTCTGATCATTGAGCCTTGATTGTTTGGAAGGGCTGGACTATTTGCATAATGGGAGCGATCCAAGAATCATACACCGTGATGTCAAGTGCAGTAACATCCTTTTGGATTGTGAGATGAACGCGAAGGTCTGCGATTTCGGCCTCTCTAAGCAAGTAACTCTGGCAGATGCAACTCATGTGACCACTGTTGTCAAGGGCACTGCGGGCTATCTAGATCCTGAGTATATCTTCCTTAAATTGTGCCTTTACTGCACCGCACACCATCATTGATGTCGTTTATTAACTGCAGGTATTATTCCACCCAACAGCTGACTGAGAAAAGTGATGTCTATAGTTTTGGTGTTGTTCTTTTAGAGCTCATATGCGGAAGAGAACCGCTGACGCATTCCGGAACTCCAGATTCCTTCAATTTAGTGCTATGGGTAACCAtaatttccttttccttttaatttcttattcTTGTGTATGAAAAGGAGCATGAAGGTGTGATGTTGTTGCATTTGTCAACTAACTGGAGAGTCATGGATTTAAGAAGGCTAATTAGTTTAAGCATGTTAATACAAAATCCTGAAACATAGCTCTAAGCAACTGGTTCATATTTGACTTAAACGCAGGCAAAGCCGTACTTGCAGGCAGGTGCATTGGAGATAGTGGATGACAACTTAAAGGGAACCTTCGATGTCGAAAGCATGAGAAAAGCAGCCTTAGTCACCGTACGGTGTGTGGAAAGAGATGCATCACGGAGACCCACTATTGCACAAGTGTTGGGTGAGCTGAAAGAAGCCTACAGTCTTCAGCTTGCATATCTTGCATCTTTGGGACACTCAGGTTAACCAACATCAAccctattccaactttgaaaaCTTTTCCTTCCCACTATTTAAAACGAGATGAGGTATATATAGTTGTTTCAAAAACAGACATCGTATAAGAATGCTTATATGTATCTATTCTGTCAATGGCAAGCAATAATAGTGTAGTGTAGTGTAGTGTAGTGTGTTTGGGTAAACTTTGCCAAACCATCCAACATGTTCGGACACAATGTTTCATACATGTTTCTGTCCCTGCAACATGTGCAAATCAATTGAAAGCAGTGAGTGGAGCTTGATATTCAACTAAATACTGGATTTTGGAGCAACCAtccaataataaaaaattactgCTATATTATTTCTCCTGTGGAAAAAGGATGTTGTTCttgcaaaaagaagaaaaaaaattattagagtaATAGACTTGATTATTCATTCAACAAAAGAAATTTTGACTATTCAATGGTTAATTAGAGCACGGCCGTACACGCATAGCCGACAAAgaagatgttgaatgatgattgtTGGTTTCAGAGGCCagcttttgaaattttcaattatgtttttaaatttaaaaaataattattcccttatgaaaattctcattaaaactccatttttttttgttataaaaagttttaattagatctatcaatttttattttttgaaattctcattaaaactttaaatttttttaattaaatcctcATTACTTAATACTAAGATTCGTCAGTATTGATTTCTACTCTATTATATTATTGgaattagtttattttattgttgAATATAAGCatatgataatatttaaattttaattttttatatatttaaaaagttatatactaacatttatatttgaatatgtatcttaaaaaaagttaaaattttactgttaatTTTAGTGACCGTTACCCCTCCGTACCTCCTCAGGGAGGCTTACCATAGGAATATTACCCTCCATATCTCCCTGAATTTAATCTTTacttgatttttataaattttaaaattttagttttgatttaaataatttttactaCTTACAAAATTTTATAGGGTaaacatatattattacatgtataacattatatcaaatttttcaaattttaaaaaaatataaaaaataaaaatgatgaaattaatgtctcaagaaaatatcaaaataaatgtataatacaaaattaatagcataattacaataaaatattGGTTTGATATTGAATACACGTAACTTGTACCGAAAACTGAAAAATGTTGATATTGTCTCAACAGACCCTCCAAAAAACACAGCAGTAATCTTTGTCCGAAACATCAGACAAGAAGTGAAAGGCGG containing:
- the LOC107954911 gene encoding probable LRR receptor-like serine/threonine-protein kinase At5g48740 isoform X1, which codes for MALKLFWVSFTLFFGFLVVAFCDQDGFLSLSCGGAKSYVDSSKIKWVSDDTFITTGNTTTVEYAEGTSSSSSIALRFFPESRGRNCYKLPVENMSSIVLVRAQFVYKNYDGLEKPPAFSVSLGRAVVSTVNLTHKDPWIDEFLWPVSKDTLSFCLQAIPDGGAPVISSLEVRPLPRAAYQSGMEDIPNKSLRKSYRINSGYTNGSLRYPVDPFDRIWDADQSYTPFHSSPGFNIPLSFNLSSLKESPPLDVLQTARVLARQDVLHYNLPLDKLGDYYIVLYFASILPVSASFDILINGDVELSEFTIRTSEASTLYFKQKGIINLDIALRSIIFYPQINALEVYEIVDIPPETSSTTVSALQVIEQATGFDLGWQDDPCFPTPWDHIECKGSTVTSLDLSDINLRSISPTFGDLLDLKILNLHNTSLSGATQNLGSLQHLEKLNLSFNQLTSFGSDMNGLVNLRVLDLHNNSLQGIVPESLGELKNLHLLNLENNKLQGTLPLSLNRESLEVRTSGNLCLSFSTMTCNDVSSNPSIETPQVTIVTNRKHRAHRHLAIILGAAAGTLFALLLTSLLVLLYINKRKTEATYTTSASIGMRNWNAERIFSYKEIKAATNNFKEVIGRGSFGSVYLGKLSDGKPVAVKVRFDKTQLGADSFINEGCMQVHLLSQIHHQNLVSLEGFCHELKHQILVYEYLPGGSLADHLYGPNSQKVSLSWIRRLKIAVDAAKGLDYLHNGSDPRIIHRDVKCSNILLDCEMNAKVCDFGLSKQVTLADATHVTTVVKGTAGYLDPEYYSTQQLTEKSDVYSFGVVLLELICGREPLTHSGTPDSFNLVLWAKPYLQAGALEIVDDNLKGTFDVESMRKAALVTVRCVERDASRRPTIAQVLGELKEAYSLQLAYLASLGHSG